A window of Miscanthus floridulus cultivar M001 chromosome 12, ASM1932011v1, whole genome shotgun sequence genomic DNA:
AATCACTCAATCGGCTGGAGTCAATTTGTCAATGACTTCGAAGGAGTAGAGCTAAAACCTGTGAGAATTGCTTAGAGCAAGTTGAgtgtaagttttttttttatcatttttgTTGTTTCATATCCTCTCTATATTCCAGACGTTGTCACTTTGATATGTTGAACAGTTGGTACTTCTATGTTAAACAATTTCAAGTTATGCTCAATTCTATGAAATCGTGCTTAAATATGTGTTATATCTGCTGTGATTATACAATTACTACTATGGTATTATACATTGCCAAATATTAGATTTTAGGTTGTAAAAAATATTTGATGACCCTCTCCCCCCATTGCTGCAGGGTTTTCGGTGTTAACTGACTCACGTTGCTTGTTCACTGGGGGTGTGCGAGCTTAATCAACCACCATGGATGGTAAGGGCACACCTTCTCTCTTTCTGTTCCCATTTTGTTACTTACATGTAGGGAAGAAAATGGGACGGATATTTCCCGATATCTGTCTGTCCCGAAAGGGCTTAAAAGACTACATGGATAATCCGTATATGAATCTGGACATTTAATATCCGTACTGTTTCCTAATCCGAATAGTCAAAGTTAGATTTCTTATATGTATATGGAATAGTTATTAATATCTGCTGCATCCGATACTACGTATTTGGGATCTGcaatatccgttcgtatccgatccagTTTCATCCCTATTTACATAAGTTATGTGGTGTCAATTTTGGGGGAGTAGTCAGATAGATTGGTAGCCGGTTACTAGTGTTGGGTTGGGAGTAAGATTTTTGTTAAATGGTTTGTTAGCTAGGTGCCAAGCCCTTGTGCTAAAGGTGATCTCAGGCAGGTTAATATAAGAACTGCTTGTGGAAATAGCACGTAATCTGGGAATGAAGTAGTAAAGTTTCATTGCAAAAGGAGTATAGAAGGGGCACACAATGCGCAATGTTGCGCTGCAACACATTGAGCAGAATAGGTTTCGTATTTATAAATGAATGAGATGTGGATGATAAAAAGCTCTTTTGCTGATTATGCAAGTAGTTGATTTATGCCATCAAAGAATATAAACAAGTAGGAAAACAATTTGAATCTTCAGTTTATAGTGAGTACCTCAGTTTTGCTGAATCCAACCGCAGTTTGCAGCCTTCAACTTTGTGGAATGATTATAGCTTCTGTATCATGCGGTCAATTTCTCATGACTATTTTTCTTACAGTTGATAAGCAAGATACAATGGAGGAGACCATCCTTGTTGGTGATGATCTCATGCGCGGGCCGCCATCCCCTGTCATACCGAAAGAGATCGCATCACATGTTCTTGAAGGTGTTGAGCTTTGTGATGGTATACTCAGGAACCTTTTCTTATGTGAGTAACTGGTTTTTGTGACATTGATATCATGTTTCTCTTATTCCGTGTGCATTTGTGAAGGAAGTGTTCTATAGAAAAAACATTATTTCTATTGTCCAGGCCTACAAATCAATGATATTGAGCCATTCTGCCAAGATGAAATTGTGTTATATCGACAATGTGCTGAGAAAAGGGTTAGTTATACTAAAACCATTTGGCCATGCCTGATCTTATTTGGTGTTTATTCAACAGTACAGCATTGTGTCTTATAACAGGACAAGGAAATAAGAGAGCGGATGCAAAATAGTGAATATAAATTGGGTTTTTCAATGCCCCTGGAACAAGCGAAGGAGAGAGCTACTCAACTCCAATCAGAAGTAACACTGTTAGAAAGGTAGTCCAGTACTGACGAGTTTCCCTTTAATCAATCATAGCATGATCATGTAATAAGCAGCTTGTGAAATGGTATTCCTATGATCCTATCTGCTATATGAACcttcaaagtttttttttctcataaAACATTTAGGAACTGTAGTGGAGTGATACACTTAACAAGGAATGTATTTGTATCAAGGTTTTTCCTCTCCATTGACACTAGTAACTAGGTAAGGAGGCATGAACATGTGCATTGGAATTTTAATTTCTTCACCATTAATCTGGATAATCCAAGTGTGTATACTGATCCAACAAGCTTTCAGAAGATTCACCAATACATATGGTAGTGTTTTTAAAATTTGATGTAACCTTCTATATCAATGGATGTCTAAACTCCCATACGAAATATTTGTCCTGTGGACGTGGTAGTCTAGTTTGTGATTTTGTCACATAATCCATTATTAAGCCATTTGATGCTTACATAGGGGCGtatccagtgcagagagctcccgctctatgcagggtctagggaagggtgtcagtggcaagccgtaccctcgcctgtgcaatgcgaggagaccgcgactcgaacctggaaccttctggtcacaggcggtaagactctaccgcttgcaccaggcccgcccttcatttgATGCTTACATAGCAGACAACTATTTGCTTTCCTCGTTGCTTTGACAGTTATTGCACCTATTAGATTTAATTGCATTGTAGCAAGCTTCAATATAGGAATTGACTCTTTTATGAGCAAAAGCTTATGCAACACTACTGGGGTGAATTGCATATTTTTTGGAGAGTAATGGTAGTAAACATAATGGGATGCTGGCAACCATTTCTATCAAGTCTAATCCTCCAACATATTAGGAAGTTAAGTATGTTCTGTCTACCTTAAACATTAATGTTCTTTTTTTTTGTCTTAAACGCCCAGGAGAGCTGTGTGTCATTTCATTAAAAAGGAAATAGTAACAGAGTACGGAAAACATGACGCACACACTCCACATATCCACATGCACTAGAAAATAAGAACAATCACACCACGGATAGGAGAGAGATGACCACTAGAACCAGGGAGAAAGAAAAACTAGACTACTCCCAAGACCAAGTTCCTGAGATCCTAGGCCCAGGCTCTTAATGAGAAACAACAGATCATAGCTGCTCTAGATGCATGTTAGCTTGATTGTGCCAAATACatattttcttatttttcctatatCTATTTTTAGGATAAATTTTCTACTTGACCTCACAGAGCTCTATTGACTGTTGCCAAAGAATCATGAATCATGaaaaacaaaacacacaatgtAAACATCTTTGTACACTATGCTTCTGTGCTTTTAGATTAGATTCATAGCCCCCTACACCCCCTAAAATCCTATGTTTCACCAAATCCTGAGCGAATCTTTTGGCATTTGAGATAGCTGCACAGATCCTACTTAGCATACTGTTATTGTAGGAAGGAGCCCCTAGACCTTCATGTGTACACCAATTATTTGTTCTGACAAGTAGTGCTTATTCTGGTGTTCCACACACATACGAGTAACACCGGACATTCCAAAAGAATGCTCTAGTAAAACTAGCCCTGATGATATTTTACAGCTGTACCCTGTTGGTTTCATTTTTGTAAGGCATATTTTGGTCAAGCACAAGAATTAGGTGACAAACAAAGAGAATGTGAAGTGACATGTCTGGGATCCTTAGTGTTAAATCTCTTGGGACCACGTGATAGTAGATACGATGGTTAGTGTGGATGTTATTCATAAATGCTGAGAGGTCAAATAAAATTCTTAAATAAAAGAGGGCAAAAGTAATAAAAAATTCCCTAAATATGCATGTGGATCTGATTTAAAATAATATTACATAACTTTATTTTAAAATTGAAGGgcggcctggtgcaagcggtagagtcttaccgcctgtgaccggaaggtcccgggttcgagtcgcggtctcctcgcattgcacaggcgagggtaaggcttgccactgacacccttccccagtccccgcacagagcgggagctcttgcactgggtacgcccttttttttaacTTTATTTTAAAATTGGAgacattttattttgtttaatgTTAGTTACAGTACAGTAAATGGAGGGAATCGTGAACCATATTGAATTTCCTATTGACTCATTCATGCAGCTTTATTCTGCTTGCATGTGGTCTTATATGCCTTTGTAGGCGCATGATTCTTGCTAGTGGACTTGAGGGTATGGAAGGATTTCGACAGAGATGGAGCTTGCACGGACAGCTTGAAGATACAAGGTAGTTGCTTTGATTCTGTACTAGTCACATACTAGCTTGTGTTAATTTCTGTTACTCTATAACAGTTGAAAGGATTTTTCTAGTAAATATGAGCTATGACGTAGTGGCCTAATGGTACTTATGTCTCTCTGATTTGGAATGACAATGATCAACATAAACCCAGTAGCTTCATAATTCAAATCCCGATAATGATCTAATTTACAAAATCAAGCATCTGAAATGATCATGCCAACTTTGGCCAAGCTTCAGTTATGTATTGTGCCCAGAAACGCTATGTGATCATTAACAGGAAAGCAAATTTAATTGA
This region includes:
- the LOC136495755 gene encoding uncharacterized protein; the protein is MDVDKQDTMEETILVGDDLMRGPPSPVIPKEIASHVLEGVELCDGILRNLFLCLQINDIEPFCQDEIVLYRQCAEKRDKEIRERMQNSEYKLGFSMPLEQAKERATQLQSEVTLLERRMILASGLEGMEGFRQRWSLHGQLEDTRKRLEALNHGMAKRENQSSTGERTKSPAGKKWFFW